The [Bacillus] selenitireducens MLS10 genome includes a region encoding these proteins:
- a CDS encoding methylated-DNA--[protein]-cysteine S-methyltransferase encodes MPKNSALMYSVMNSPLGDLTLVKSEKGLCYIEFGSSKDTICHVRRKLRTRQIRDELVWNEDELTAVKTQLEEYFNGERTSFDVALDMKGTPFQKLVWEKVNQIPYGKTKSYKDIAVEIGAPKAVRAIGGANNQNPVPLIIPCHRVIGSNGSLVGYGGGLDKKEKLLDLEGLKTVTKR; translated from the coding sequence ATGCCGAAAAATAGTGCATTGATGTACAGTGTAATGAACAGTCCGTTGGGTGATCTGACCCTTGTTAAAAGTGAAAAGGGATTATGCTATATTGAATTTGGCAGTTCAAAAGATACGATCTGTCATGTCCGGCGCAAATTGAGGACAAGACAGATCCGTGATGAACTCGTCTGGAATGAGGATGAACTGACAGCGGTCAAAACGCAGCTTGAAGAGTATTTCAATGGCGAGCGGACTTCGTTTGATGTGGCGCTTGATATGAAAGGAACGCCGTTTCAAAAGCTGGTCTGGGAAAAAGTGAACCAGATTCCATATGGGAAAACGAAATCATATAAAGACATCGCAGTCGAAATCGGTGCGCCGAAAGCGGTTCGTGCGATCGGCGGGGCAAACAATCAGAATCCGGTACCTTTGATTATCCCATGTCATCGTGTGATCGGCTCGAACGGGTCACTCGTCGGTTATGGTGGCGGACTCGACAAAAAGGAGAAGCTTCTTGACCTCGAAGGCCTCAAGACCGTGACGAAGCGTTGA
- the queG gene encoding tRNA epoxyqueuosine(34) reductase QueG: protein MNRQMLKQRMIEYSKEIGIDKIGFASADPFVTLKERLRRSSDAGYASGFEEGTLEERTEPERLLPAAKTIVSIAMAYPSKMKNPPRSVKGERRGIFCRASWGEDYHHVLRRKLQELERFVQACDPDIRTALMVDTGALSDRAVAERAGIGWSAKNCAVITPEFGSYVYLGEMIMTVDLEPDQPLEDQCGSCTACIDACPTGALVQGGQLNAQRCIAYLTQTKGVLPKEFRKKIGNRLYGCDTCQTVCPENKGKHTDHHKEMQPDPEKVKPKLIPLLQMSNRQFKETYGSMAGSWRGKKPIQRNALIGLANFKDESALPEIEKVLHGDPRPEIRATAAWALAEIAGASARERLINQLSHDESEIVQEEIHDIMKHLPTANRLVKQEHEKGGLASDAEK, encoded by the coding sequence ATGAACAGACAAATGTTAAAACAGCGTATGATTGAATACAGCAAGGAAATCGGTATTGATAAAATCGGATTTGCCTCCGCAGACCCGTTCGTGACGTTGAAAGAACGGCTCAGGAGGAGCAGTGATGCAGGCTATGCGTCCGGTTTTGAAGAAGGGACGCTTGAAGAGCGGACCGAACCCGAGAGGCTGTTGCCTGCGGCGAAGACAATTGTGTCGATTGCCATGGCATATCCGTCAAAGATGAAAAATCCGCCGCGCTCTGTAAAAGGAGAACGGCGAGGCATCTTTTGCAGGGCATCCTGGGGAGAAGATTATCATCATGTGCTCCGGAGAAAGCTTCAGGAACTTGAACGCTTTGTTCAGGCATGCGATCCGGATATCAGGACGGCACTGATGGTTGATACAGGCGCACTGTCGGACCGGGCTGTGGCTGAGCGGGCGGGGATTGGCTGGAGTGCGAAGAACTGCGCGGTGATTACTCCTGAATTCGGCTCTTACGTGTATCTCGGTGAGATGATCATGACCGTTGACCTTGAACCGGATCAGCCCCTTGAAGACCAGTGCGGGTCGTGTACAGCCTGCATCGATGCCTGTCCAACCGGTGCCCTGGTGCAGGGCGGTCAACTGAATGCGCAGCGCTGCATAGCCTACCTGACGCAGACAAAAGGTGTATTGCCAAAAGAATTCCGCAAAAAAATCGGGAATCGCCTGTACGGCTGTGACACGTGTCAGACCGTCTGTCCGGAGAATAAAGGCAAGCACACGGATCATCACAAAGAGATGCAGCCCGATCCGGAGAAGGTGAAGCCGAAACTGATCCCGCTCCTGCAAATGTCGAACCGGCAGTTCAAGGAGACGTACGGAAGTATGGCCGGGTCCTGGCGGGGGAAAAAGCCAATTCAGCGCAATGCGCTCATAGGCCTTGCCAACTTCAAAGATGAATCGGCGCTTCCGGAAATTGAGAAAGTGCTGCATGGGGATCCCCGTCCGGAAATCCGTGCCACAGCGGCATGGGCGCTGGCAGAAATTGCGGGCGCTTCCGCCAGGGAACGCTTGATCAATCAGCTCTCGCATGACGAATCTGAGATTGTACAAGAAGAAATTCACGATATCATGAAACATTTGCCCACTGCCAATCGTCTAGTAAAGCAGGAACACGAAAAAGGAGGACTTGCTTCAGATGCCGAAAAATAG
- a CDS encoding DUF302 domain-containing protein, which produces MMTFDYTVSSDKPIETLLTDLEASLKDIQFGVLWPFNVKETLQNKGQDFDQDYYIYEVCNPPLAKKLLDRSNLAGAFLPCKLVIYESGDKRYITLPKPTKQFTMLDDPEIHQLAEEIEVKLIDALHKTV; this is translated from the coding sequence ATGATGACATTCGATTATACCGTATCAAGTGACAAACCAATCGAAACACTGCTGACTGATTTAGAGGCTTCCTTAAAAGACATTCAGTTTGGCGTTCTATGGCCGTTTAACGTAAAAGAAACGTTGCAAAACAAAGGCCAAGATTTCGATCAGGACTATTATATTTATGAAGTGTGCAATCCTCCGCTCGCAAAAAAGCTCCTCGACCGTTCCAATCTGGCAGGTGCCTTTCTCCCGTGTAAGCTTGTGATCTACGAGAGCGGCGACAAACGCTACATTACGCTGCCGAAACCGACAAAACAGTTTACCATGCTTGACGATCCGGAGATTCATCAGCTTGCAGAAGAAATTGAGGTAAAACTGATCGACGCCCTTCATAAAACCGTCTGA
- a CDS encoding YebC/PmpR family DNA-binding transcriptional regulator, which produces MGRKWSNIKEKKAARDKNVSRIYAKFGRKIYQVAKQGEPDPEANQQLKFVLEQAKTYNVPKHIIDKAIDKAKGGGEENFDELRYEGFGPDGSMIIVEALTNNVNRTASEVRAAFGKNGGNMGVSGSVTYMFDQTAIIGVQGVSSEDVMEWLMEADLDARDILEEEDQVILYTEPEEFHAVQSALINAGVNAFSVAEIEMLPQTEVTLQPEAKLQFDKLVDALEELDDVQQVYHNVNMADENG; this is translated from the coding sequence ATGGGACGGAAATGGAGTAATATCAAAGAAAAAAAGGCTGCGAGAGATAAAAATGTCAGCCGGATTTATGCGAAATTCGGAAGGAAAATTTATCAGGTGGCCAAACAGGGGGAGCCGGATCCCGAGGCGAACCAGCAGCTGAAATTTGTACTTGAACAGGCGAAGACGTACAATGTGCCCAAGCATATTATCGATAAGGCGATTGATAAAGCGAAAGGCGGCGGAGAAGAGAATTTTGATGAACTCCGCTATGAGGGATTTGGGCCAGACGGATCCATGATCATCGTCGAGGCTTTGACGAACAACGTCAACCGCACTGCCAGTGAAGTCAGGGCAGCCTTTGGCAAGAACGGAGGCAATATGGGCGTAAGCGGTTCGGTCACCTACATGTTTGATCAGACAGCGATCATCGGTGTTCAGGGCGTGTCTTCGGAAGACGTCATGGAATGGCTGATGGAGGCAGATCTCGATGCTCGGGATATCCTTGAAGAAGAGGATCAGGTCATTCTTTATACGGAGCCGGAGGAATTTCATGCTGTGCAGTCGGCCTTGATCAATGCAGGTGTGAACGCATTTTCCGTCGCTGAAATTGAAATGCTGCCACAGACCGAAGTGACCTTGCAACCCGAGGCGAAGCTGCAGTTTGATAAACTGGTGGACGCGCTTGAGGAGCTTGATGACGTCCAGCAGGTCTATCATAATGTGAATATGGCCGATGAGAACGGTTGA